The following are from one region of the Candidatus Binatus sp. genome:
- a CDS encoding sigma factor-like helix-turn-helix DNA-binding protein gives MPLFRTKQPGAPVLASLLSAHTLTGRQQQVLQLRSEGLSCRAVGQRLGVSAERVRQIEARLRTLVRRSLLESDALK, from the coding sequence ATGCCTCTTTTTCGCACGAAACAACCCGGCGCGCCTGTACTCGCGAGCCTCCTCAGCGCCCATACGCTGACCGGGCGTCAGCAACAGGTTCTTCAGTTGCGCTCAGAGGGTCTGTCGTGTCGGGCAGTCGGCCAACGACTCGGCGTCAGTGCGGAGCGAGTCCGCCAAATTGAGGCGCGTCTTCGCACCTTGGTTCGGCGTTCCTTGCTAGAAAGCGATGCCCTAAAGTGA